A window of Bos mutus isolate GX-2022 chromosome 3, NWIPB_WYAK_1.1, whole genome shotgun sequence genomic DNA:
ATCTTGCTTCATTTCCTCAAACCTTCtaaacttttctttctgcttccaaCATTTTTTGattaactttttccttttaatgtccTCTTTTCTCTGATTGGTAACTCCTCTTCCCTAGATCCCTTTGAAATACAGATAACAGAAGGCCGTGAGTTGCATGCTGGTGAAGCCTCAATAGACTTTGTGTAGTTTGCTTATCAAGGATCAGAACTGCTGAGCTTCCAGACAAGTCATGTTGGTCAGCAGACTATTCAGCTTTTACAGACACACCCAGGAAATACATAAGCTGCTGAATGACATCTGCCCGTGTTTCCTCTTGGGTCTTCTTGAGGCAGGAAAGGCATATTTCCAGAGATGAGGTCAGTCCTGCACCCTCTCTCCacaaattttttgttctaaaatCACACCTTCTCATCTTCCCAACAAGGAGCCAAGTGGGGGAGGGGATAATGGGTGACGACTGCTAACGGTGGGAAAAGTATGTCCATCTAAAATGACATGAAGCTCTGAACCTCTGAGTCTGTACTAGAATCCTCATCTGACTATTTTCTCTGTCCTATGCAGTAAGACAAAAGGCCTGGCTCTCCCTTGGCCCCAGTCCTGGCCCTGGCCATCTGATGCTGGTTTGTCATGCCTCTGGCTTCTACCCAAAGCCCATTTGGGTGATGTGGATGCGGGGTGAGCAGGAGCAATAGGGCactcagaaaagtgatgtcttggCTAAAGCTGATGGGACGTGGTATCTTCGGGTTTCCTTGGATGTGGAAGCCAGTGAGGCATCTGGCC
This region includes:
- the LOC102288394 gene encoding LOW QUALITY PROTEIN: T-cell surface glycoprotein CD1a (The sequence of the model RefSeq protein was modified relative to this genomic sequence to represent the inferred CDS: inserted 2 bases in 1 codon; substituted 3 bases at 3 genomic stop codons) codes for the protein MGIGDTVPDPFEIQITEGRELHAGEASIDFVXFAYQGSELLSFQTSXMLVSRLFSFYRHTQEIHKLLNDICPCFLLGLLEAGKAYFQRXVRQKAWLSLGPSPGPGHLMLVCHASGFYPKPIWVMWMRGEQEQXGTQKSDVLAKADGTWYLRVSLDVEASEASGLSCRVRHSSLGGQDIILYWDHHCSVGWIILTVIVPLVLLTGLVFWLRKHCKKNKSIDPQD